The following proteins come from a genomic window of Crassostrea angulata isolate pt1a10 chromosome 1, ASM2561291v2, whole genome shotgun sequence:
- the LOC128164613 gene encoding beta-1,3-galactosyltransferase 1-like — translation MMKLGRFVLTVVVIISFSLNILFYSVGRTRKLPLSNRTSDNWNSRNLRGNLTEQKFDTAAEFPVNHPNVCRGDVDLVVVVCSGLGNFKAREHVRKSWGLYSKQEIYKTRLVFLVGTSDKANLEQVLQENRVHGDIIVGNFIDTYRNLTLKSISVLKWMSSFCGNAKYGLKADDDVFVNIPNLISAMSSKRQTMEKFIIGSKQIGAKPIQDKNSKWYTPKEDFGEREYPPYVSGTAYAFTIPAAKALYRVRGRVKAFWLEDIYITGLCARAAGIPRYDHAGFTFQRRKPTGCAFRRHISGHYVTGEQMVKIYNELLQSDLKCD, via the coding sequence ATGATGAAACTGGGGAGGTTTGTGTTGACGGTGGTTGTGATTATAAGCTTTTCCTTGAACATTCTGTTCTATTCAGTTGGAAGAACAAGAAAATTACCGTTGTCCAATCGAACATCGGACAATTGGAACAGCCGGAATCTCCGAGGAAACCTGACGGAACAAAAGTTTGATACCGCTGCCGAGTTTCCCGTCAACCACCCCAATGTATGCAGAGGGGATGTGGATTTAGTAGTTGTCGTCTGCTCTGGGTTGGGAAATTTCAAAGCTCGGGAACATGTCCGAAAGTCCTGGGGACTTTATTCAAAACAGGAGATTTACAAAACTCGACTTGTTTTTCTCGTCGGTACGAGTGACAAAGCTAATTTGGAACAAGTGTTACAAGAGAACAGAGTCCATGGCGATATCATAGTCGGAAACTTCATCGATACATACAGAAACTTAACTCTAAAGTCCATCTCTGTCCTGAAGTGGATGAGCAGTTTCTGTGGAAACGCAAAATACGGACTAAAAGCAGACGACGACGTGTTTGTGAACATTCCTAACTTAATCTCTGCAATGAGCTCAAAACGGCAAACTATGGAAAAGTTTATCATTGGAAGCAAGCAAATCGGCGCAAAACCTATACAGGACAAAAACTCGAAATGGTACACCCCAAAAGAGGATTTCGGCGAGCGGGAGTACCCGCCTTACGTATCTGGAACTGCTTATGCATTCACAATACCGGCGGCCAAAGCTCTGTATAGGGTCAGAGGGAGGGTGAAAGCTTTCTGGTTGGAGGATATATACATTACAGGGCTGTGTGCGAGGGCCGCGGGAATTCCACGATATGACCACGCGGGATTCACTTTCCAAAGAAGGAAACCCACCGGGTGTGCCTTTAGACGCCACATATCGGGGCACTATGTTACAGGGGAACAAATGGTGAAGATCTACAACGAACTCTTACAGAGTGATTTAAAATGTGATTAA